A window from Erythrobacter sp. YJ-T3-07 encodes these proteins:
- the mreC gene encoding rod shape-determining protein MreC, whose product MALSGAKQRVSGHSKKAQYGAFTGYVVALAGIVLGIVLIVVSFIQPASFNGLRGLFGDATEPVSTVNASARSSGRGFIESVQGYLEAGQQNAELKKEVEIARIRIAEARAIEEENARLKALLGLNETEVKPVVVARLVGSSSSSTRRFAYLGAGRKAGVRPGMPVRSERGIVGRVLEASRNSSRVMLITDTESVLPVRRAGDNTVAFAEGRGDGLINIRLINLGINPLKRGDVFVTSGAGGLYRPGIAVAIVTRLTDDGAVARIISNPAATDFVAVEPTWQPEALRGARTPIEESIGSNRTVDTGGNSAPDAQATESGGVVTP is encoded by the coding sequence ATGGCCCTGTCAGGGGCGAAGCAGCGAGTTTCGGGCCATTCCAAGAAGGCTCAATACGGGGCCTTTACCGGTTACGTGGTTGCCTTGGCGGGCATCGTGCTCGGCATCGTGCTGATCGTCGTCTCGTTCATCCAGCCAGCCTCTTTCAACGGGCTGCGCGGGCTGTTCGGCGATGCGACCGAGCCTGTCTCCACGGTCAATGCCAGCGCGCGCAGCAGCGGGCGCGGGTTCATCGAATCCGTGCAGGGATATCTCGAAGCCGGCCAGCAGAATGCCGAGCTCAAGAAAGAAGTCGAGATCGCGCGCATCCGGATCGCCGAGGCACGCGCGATCGAGGAAGAGAACGCGCGGCTGAAGGCCCTGCTTGGCCTGAACGAAACCGAGGTGAAGCCGGTCGTGGTCGCGCGCCTGGTCGGCTCCAGCAGTTCCAGCACGCGGCGCTTTGCGTATCTCGGTGCGGGCCGCAAGGCAGGCGTGCGCCCCGGAATGCCGGTGCGCAGCGAACGCGGCATCGTGGGCCGCGTGCTCGAGGCGTCGCGCAACAGCTCGCGCGTGATGCTGATCACCGATACCGAAAGCGTTCTGCCGGTCCGGCGCGCGGGCGACAACACGGTCGCCTTCGCCGAAGGGCGCGGCGACGGGCTGATCAACATCCGGCTCATCAACCTGGGCATCAATCCGCTCAAGCGGGGCGACGTCTTCGTGACCAGCGGCGCGGGCGGGCTTTACCGCCCGGGCATCGCGGTCGCGATCGTGACCCGGCTGACCGACGATGGTGCGGTCGCGCGGATCATCAGCAATCCGGCGGCGACCGATTTCGTCGCGGTCGAGCCGACCTGGCAGCCCGAGGCGCTGCGCGGTGCGCGTACTCCGATCGAGGAATCGATCGGGTCCAACCGCACGGTCGATACCGGCGGTAACAGCGCTCCCGATGCGCAAGCGACGGAGAGCGGGGGCGTCGTCACGCCATGA
- a CDS encoding rod shape-determining protein — protein MGFFSNLLKFGTQNMAIDLGTANTLVYVPDQGIILNEPSVVAIETLNGIKRVKAVGDDAKMMMGKTPDSIEAIRPLRDGVIADIEIAEEMIKHFIRKVHGKKSLFRYPEITICVPSGSTSVERRAIRDAASNAGASAVYLILEPMAAAIGADMPVTEPVGSMVVDIGGGTTEVAVLSLRGLAYTTSVRTGGDKMDEAIVSYVRRHHNLLIGEATAERIKKDYGVAVAPADGIGEQITIKGRDLVNGVPKEITINQSHIAEALSEPIGAIVEGVRIALENTAPELAADIVDQGIVLTGGGALITGLDEHLREETGLPVSIAEDPLSCVAIGTGRAMEDPVYRGVLMTA, from the coding sequence ATGGGTTTCTTCTCGAATCTTCTGAAGTTCGGCACTCAGAACATGGCGATCGACCTCGGCACCGCGAACACGCTGGTTTACGTGCCCGATCAGGGGATCATCCTCAACGAACCTTCCGTGGTCGCGATCGAGACCCTCAACGGGATCAAGCGCGTCAAGGCCGTGGGGGATGATGCGAAGATGATGATGGGTAAGACGCCCGACTCGATCGAGGCGATCCGCCCGCTGCGCGACGGCGTCATCGCCGACATCGAAATCGCGGAAGAGATGATCAAGCACTTCATCCGCAAGGTGCACGGCAAGAAGAGCCTGTTCCGCTATCCCGAAATCACGATCTGCGTCCCCTCGGGTTCGACCTCGGTCGAACGCCGCGCGATCCGCGATGCGGCCAGCAATGCGGGCGCGAGCGCGGTCTACCTGATCCTTGAGCCGATGGCGGCCGCGATCGGCGCGGACATGCCGGTGACCGAGCCCGTTGGCTCGATGGTCGTCGACATCGGCGGCGGCACCACCGAAGTCGCGGTCCTCTCGCTGCGCGGCCTCGCCTACACCACCTCGGTCCGCACCGGCGGCGACAAGATGGACGAAGCGATCGTTTCCTACGTCCGCCGACACCACAACCTGCTGATCGGTGAAGCCACTGCGGAGCGGATCAAGAAGGATTACGGCGTGGCCGTGGCGCCCGCGGACGGCATCGGCGAGCAGATCACCATCAAGGGCAGGGATCTCGTCAATGGTGTTCCGAAAGAGATCACCATCAACCAGTCGCATATCGCCGAGGCCCTGAGCGAGCCTATCGGTGCGATCGTCGAGGGTGTGCGAATCGCGCTGGAAAACACTGCGCCCGAGCTCGCCGCCGACATCGTGGACCAGGGCATCGTGCTGACCGGGGGCGGCGCGCTGATCACCGGGCTGGACGAGCATCTGCGTGAGGAAACGGGCCTGCCCGTGAGCATCGCAGAAGATCCGCTGTCCTGCGTTGCGATCGGCACCGGCCGCGCGATGGAAGACCCTGTGTACCGCGGCGTGTTGATGACTGCGTAA
- the mutL gene encoding DNA mismatch repair endonuclease MutL, with amino-acid sequence MPTIRRLPEALINRIAAGEVIERPAAALKELVENAIDSGATRITVNLDDGGIGAIEVVDDGCGMSPEEMALALERHATSKLPEDLVGEGHALEQVATLGFRGEALPSIASVARFTLESRPHDADSGWRRVVDHGRVVEDKPSAVPPGTRARIEDFFREVPARRKFLRTPRSEFAACQDIVRRLAMARPDIGFTFSNNGRRSLQLQRGEALAERVVRLVSRDLKDNCVPIDLARGEMTLTGIAGLPTYNRGVADHQYLFVNGRPVKDRLLVGAVRGAYAEMLARDRHAVLALFLDLPPEDVDVNVHPAKSEVRFRDPQGVRGMIVGGLRAALSTGDKRSAQAPDASAMAKWQAEPVAPEPPAASTFDRFARGSASATGLQEPRMDWGAQQAADALPAGRAEEAAPLPQEARDYPLGIARGQIANTYIVAEAADGLVLVDQHAAHERLTLERLRSADAGSATARSQALLMPEVVELSEAECDRLEAIAADLDRMGLAIERFGPAAMLVRSLPHALPKADPHALLRDIADDLATNGVDGEGGSLLLNEKIEYVLATMACHGSVRAGRTLRVEEMNALLREMERTPRSGQCNHGRPTWVKLSMEEVEKLFGRH; translated from the coding sequence ATGCCCACAATCAGACGCCTTCCCGAAGCCCTTATAAACCGCATCGCTGCGGGCGAAGTGATCGAACGCCCGGCGGCGGCACTCAAGGAACTGGTTGAGAACGCCATCGATTCGGGTGCGACTCGGATCACGGTCAACCTGGATGACGGCGGTATCGGCGCAATCGAAGTGGTCGACGATGGCTGCGGCATGTCGCCCGAAGAGATGGCGCTGGCGCTGGAACGGCATGCAACTTCGAAACTGCCAGAGGATCTGGTGGGGGAGGGGCACGCGCTCGAACAGGTCGCGACGCTCGGCTTCCGTGGCGAGGCGCTGCCCAGCATCGCCAGCGTCGCGCGCTTCACGCTCGAAAGCCGCCCGCACGATGCGGACAGCGGATGGCGCCGCGTGGTGGATCATGGCCGGGTGGTGGAGGACAAGCCCTCCGCCGTTCCTCCCGGCACCCGCGCCCGGATCGAGGATTTTTTCCGCGAAGTGCCCGCGCGGCGCAAGTTCCTGCGCACTCCGCGCAGCGAATTTGCGGCCTGTCAGGATATCGTCCGACGGCTCGCGATGGCGCGGCCAGACATCGGCTTCACCTTTTCCAATAATGGCCGCCGCAGCCTGCAATTGCAGCGCGGCGAGGCGCTGGCGGAACGTGTGGTCCGCCTGGTCTCGCGCGATCTGAAAGACAATTGCGTGCCAATCGACCTCGCACGTGGCGAGATGACGCTGACGGGGATTGCGGGCCTGCCGACCTACAACCGCGGCGTGGCGGACCATCAGTACCTGTTCGTCAACGGCCGCCCGGTGAAGGACCGGTTGCTGGTCGGTGCGGTGCGCGGAGCTTACGCCGAAATGCTCGCGCGCGATCGCCACGCGGTGCTCGCGCTGTTCCTCGACCTGCCGCCCGAGGATGTCGATGTGAACGTGCATCCTGCCAAAAGCGAGGTGCGCTTTCGCGACCCGCAGGGCGTACGCGGGATGATCGTGGGCGGATTGCGCGCAGCGCTTTCCACCGGTGACAAGCGGAGCGCGCAGGCGCCCGATGCCTCCGCGATGGCGAAGTGGCAGGCCGAGCCGGTTGCGCCCGAGCCACCCGCCGCCTCCACCTTCGACCGCTTCGCGCGGGGCAGCGCTTCGGCCACGGGCCTGCAGGAACCGCGAATGGACTGGGGCGCGCAGCAAGCTGCCGACGCGCTTCCGGCCGGCCGGGCCGAGGAAGCCGCGCCGCTGCCGCAGGAGGCCCGCGACTACCCCCTCGGCATCGCACGCGGGCAGATCGCCAACACCTATATCGTGGCCGAGGCAGCCGACGGGCTGGTGCTGGTCGACCAGCATGCCGCGCACGAGCGTCTCACGCTCGAACGGCTGCGCAGCGCCGACGCGGGCAGCGCGACCGCGCGCAGCCAGGCGCTGCTGATGCCCGAAGTGGTCGAATTGTCGGAGGCCGAATGCGATCGCCTTGAAGCAATCGCCGCGGATCTCGACCGGATGGGCCTCGCGATCGAGCGCTTCGGGCCCGCCGCCATGCTGGTCCGCAGCCTGCCCCATGCGCTGCCCAAGGCAGACCCGCACGCGCTGCTACGCGATATTGCCGATGATCTGGCGACCAATGGCGTGGACGGGGAGGGCGGCTCCCTGTTGCTCAACGAGAAGATCGAATACGTTTTGGCAACAATGGCTTGTCATGGCTCGGTCCGAGCCGGGCGGACCTTGCGGGTGGAAGAGATGAATGCTCTGCTGCGCGAGATGGAGCGAACGCCGCGTTCGGGCCAGTGCAATCACGGCCGCCCGACATGGGTGAAGCTGTCGATGGAAGAAGTAGAAAAACTGTTCGGGAGACATTGA
- a CDS encoding MaoC family dehydratase: MKYYEDLEVGTKASFGHYEVTREEVLEFASKYDPQPFHLDDEAAAQTYFGRVSASGWHTCAMTMRMMVEQFTSQQVASLGSPGIDELRWIKPVYPGDTLRVESELIEKRRSKSKPHMGFTKTRQTTFNQHGEAVMSMIGNSIIGVRDPEAAGD, from the coding sequence ATGAAGTATTACGAGGATCTGGAAGTCGGCACCAAGGCGTCTTTCGGCCACTACGAAGTGACCCGTGAGGAAGTGCTGGAGTTCGCTTCCAAGTATGATCCGCAGCCCTTCCACCTCGACGACGAGGCCGCCGCGCAGACCTATTTCGGGCGAGTCTCGGCCAGCGGATGGCATACCTGCGCGATGACCATGCGGATGATGGTCGAACAGTTCACGAGCCAGCAGGTCGCCTCGCTCGGTTCGCCGGGTATCGACGAGCTGCGCTGGATCAAGCCGGTCTACCCGGGCGACACGCTGCGGGTGGAGTCCGAACTGATCGAGAAGCGCCGGTCGAAATCGAAGCCGCACATGGGCTTCACCAAGACCCGGCAGACCACCTTCAACCAGCACGGCGAGGCGGTGATGAGCATGATCGGCAACAGCATTATCGGCGTGCGCGACCCCGAAGCTGCGGGCGACTAG
- a CDS encoding MauE/DoxX family redox-associated membrane protein: MTKTAKLYRMVMDKHVCPYGTKSKWLLEKEGYHVEDHHLTTREETDAFKDKHGVKTTPQTFIDGDRVGGYEALRKFLGKKVKNPDDTSYRPVLAVFAVAAAFAITLSLGLLDGFSMRTVEWFVALSMGMLAMLKLQDVEQFSTMFVGYDLLGRRWVPYAYAYPYLEATAAVLMAAHLLPWLSIPIALFIGTVGAVSVFYAVYVQKREIKCACVGGGSNVPLGFVSLTENLAMIAMGIWMLLRALV; encoded by the coding sequence ATGACAAAGACCGCAAAACTCTATCGCATGGTGATGGACAAGCACGTGTGCCCTTACGGCACCAAGTCCAAATGGCTGCTCGAGAAAGAGGGCTATCACGTCGAGGATCATCACCTCACCACGCGAGAGGAAACCGACGCCTTCAAGGACAAGCACGGGGTCAAGACCACCCCGCAGACCTTCATAGATGGCGACCGGGTCGGCGGGTACGAGGCACTGCGCAAGTTCCTCGGCAAGAAGGTCAAGAATCCGGACGACACCAGCTATCGTCCCGTGCTCGCGGTGTTTGCCGTCGCTGCGGCCTTTGCGATTACGCTCAGCCTCGGCCTGCTCGATGGCTTCAGCATGCGCACGGTCGAATGGTTCGTCGCGCTGTCGATGGGCATGCTCGCCATGCTCAAGCTGCAGGATGTCGAGCAATTCTCCACCATGTTCGTCGGCTACGACCTGCTGGGCCGCCGATGGGTGCCCTACGCATACGCCTATCCCTACCTTGAGGCGACGGCGGCTGTGCTGATGGCCGCGCACCTGCTTCCCTGGCTCTCGATCCCGATTGCGCTGTTCATCGGTACGGTCGGTGCGGTCAGTGTGTTCTACGCGGTCTATGTGCAGAAGCGCGAGATCAAGTGCGCCTGCGTCGGCGGAGGCAGCAACGTGCCCCTGGGCTTCGTTTCACTGACCGAGAACCTCGCGATGATTGCCATGGGAATCTGGATGCTGCTACGCGCGCTCGTCTGA
- a CDS encoding ectonucleotide pyrophosphatase/phosphodiesterase, giving the protein MTFIARFAGAALYAALALLALAAPAAAQPAEPDEQRVTILISIDGFHPDYLTRGITPALSALAARGASAPMKPSFPTKTFPNHYTLVTGLRPDHHGIVSNNIMDPRRPAVRFSLGDARQALDPFWWDEAEPLWVTAERAGVRTATMFWPGSEVAINGLRPSDWNRFDENVSDRQRVESVLDWMRRPAEIRPRFVALYFDIVDTQGHRFGPDSAELNAAVAEVDSQIGYLMDGLAALDRQADILVVSDHGMRAVDAARTINLDQLIDPKSYLLIDRGPFAAIEPAAATDRRVHDALLAPHDHMTCWQKDDIPARFGYGSNPRVAEILCLAEPGWSIMQGAAPEEMSGGTHGWDNDDPQMQALFIAAGPRISATTPVRNLENVDVYALLAALVGVVPQPNDGDEDALVLFATAKPGADRPLE; this is encoded by the coding sequence ATGACCTTCATCGCCAGATTCGCCGGGGCAGCGCTGTATGCGGCGCTCGCCCTCCTCGCCCTTGCCGCGCCCGCTGCGGCACAGCCTGCCGAGCCGGACGAGCAGCGGGTTACCATCCTGATCTCGATCGACGGCTTTCACCCGGACTACCTCACGCGCGGGATCACCCCCGCACTCTCCGCACTGGCGGCGCGTGGCGCGAGTGCGCCGATGAAGCCCTCCTTCCCGACCAAGACCTTCCCCAACCACTATACGCTGGTGACCGGCCTCAGGCCCGACCATCACGGGATCGTCTCCAACAACATCATGGACCCGCGCCGCCCCGCCGTGCGCTTCAGCCTGGGGGATGCCCGGCAGGCACTCGACCCGTTCTGGTGGGACGAGGCCGAGCCGCTGTGGGTCACCGCAGAGCGTGCCGGGGTGCGCACCGCGACGATGTTCTGGCCCGGCAGCGAGGTCGCGATCAATGGCCTGCGCCCATCGGACTGGAACCGGTTCGACGAGAACGTGAGCGACCGCCAGCGCGTCGAGAGCGTACTCGACTGGATGCGCCGCCCAGCAGAAATCCGCCCACGCTTCGTTGCCCTCTATTTCGACATCGTCGACACGCAGGGGCATCGCTTCGGCCCCGATAGCGCGGAGCTTAACGCAGCAGTGGCCGAGGTGGACAGCCAGATCGGCTATCTGATGGACGGTTTGGCCGCGCTGGACCGGCAGGCGGATATTCTGGTCGTTTCCGACCACGGGATGCGTGCGGTGGATGCCGCCCGCACGATCAACCTCGACCAGCTGATCGACCCGAAAAGCTATCTGCTGATCGACAGAGGCCCCTTCGCCGCGATCGAGCCCGCCGCCGCGACCGACCGCAGAGTGCATGACGCGCTGCTCGCCCCGCACGATCACATGACGTGCTGGCAGAAGGACGATATCCCCGCCCGCTTCGGCTATGGCAGCAATCCCCGCGTGGCCGAGATCCTGTGCCTGGCCGAACCGGGCTGGAGCATCATGCAGGGCGCTGCGCCGGAGGAAATGTCCGGCGGCACGCATGGCTGGGATAATGACGACCCGCAGATGCAGGCGCTGTTTATCGCAGCTGGGCCGCGTATCTCCGCAACCACGCCGGTGCGCAATCTCGAGAATGTAGACGTTTACGCGCTGCTCGCCGCGCTGGTCGGGGTAGTTCCCCAGCCCAATGATGGCGACGAGGATGCGCTCGTCCTGTTTGCCACGGCGAAACCGGGGGCTGATAGACCGCTTGAATAA
- a CDS encoding DUF1206 domain-containing protein translates to MVDKSEKFSWLVRVGYFSRAVLYTVVGLIALTSAGRIAEGTAGIFKAIEDFPAGIAILWIMVFGLFGYALFRFCSPLFDIENEGSDAKGWGKRIGHAGSAIGHLALAWSAFKFATNRNSGGGGAQEAAAGVLGVEFGGIVIGLLGLTFFIAAFSQAKKGITGSFMNRISPQAPDLTRWLGGAGYLARAVVFVVIGWSLVGAGFMSKGSDQVKTIGDAVASLADDGIWFTITAIGLLLFGLFSFILARYRIIPDLGSDGKVPEFRAG, encoded by the coding sequence ATGGTCGATAAATCCGAGAAGTTCAGCTGGCTGGTCCGTGTGGGCTATTTCAGCCGCGCGGTGCTTTATACCGTCGTCGGGCTGATCGCGCTCACCAGCGCGGGACGCATTGCCGAAGGTACGGCGGGCATCTTCAAGGCGATCGAGGATTTCCCGGCGGGCATCGCGATCCTGTGGATCATGGTGTTCGGCCTGTTCGGCTATGCGCTGTTCCGTTTCTGCTCGCCGCTGTTCGATATCGAGAACGAAGGATCGGACGCGAAGGGCTGGGGCAAGCGGATCGGCCATGCGGGCAGCGCGATCGGCCACCTTGCGCTGGCATGGTCCGCGTTCAAGTTTGCGACCAACAGGAATTCCGGCGGCGGCGGCGCGCAAGAGGCCGCTGCGGGCGTCCTCGGGGTAGAATTCGGCGGCATCGTGATCGGCCTGCTGGGTCTCACCTTTTTCATCGCCGCGTTCAGCCAGGCGAAAAAGGGCATCACCGGCAGCTTCATGAACCGCATCAGCCCGCAGGCACCCGACCTCACCCGCTGGCTCGGCGGTGCGGGCTACCTTGCCCGCGCGGTCGTGTTCGTGGTCATCGGCTGGTCGCTGGTTGGGGCCGGGTTCATGTCCAAAGGCAGCGATCAGGTGAAGACGATCGGCGATGCGGTGGCCAGTCTTGCCGATGACGGCATCTGGTTCACGATCACCGCGATCGGGCTGCTGCTGTTCGGCCTCTTCAGCTTCATCCTCGCCCGTTACCGGATCATTCCGGATCTGGGTTCGGACGGCAAGGTGCCCGAATTCCGCGCGGGATAA
- the ychF gene encoding redox-regulated ATPase YchF has product MGFKCGIVGLPNVGKSTLFNALTQTQAAQAANYPFCTIEPNVGQVAVPDERLDKIAAIGGSAKIIHTQLAFVDIAGLVKGASKGEGLGNQFLANIREVDAIVHVLRCFEDDDIQHVNNKVDPIADAEVVETELMLADLESVEKRVENAKRRATSGDKEAKALASVLGQALDFLKDGKPARLVEPGDDEEARLFEQAQLLTAKPVLYVCNVAEEDAAGGNALSKLVAEKAEAEGAQSVVVSAAIESELVEMEPEDRAEYLGELGLEESGLAKIIRAGYKLLGLQTFFTVGPKEARAWTFPAGAKAPQAAGEIHTDFERGFIRAETIAYDDYVTLGGESGAKEAGKLRQEGKEYLVQDGDIMMFKFNV; this is encoded by the coding sequence ATGGGTTTCAAATGCGGTATCGTGGGCCTGCCCAATGTCGGCAAGTCGACGCTGTTCAACGCTCTGACGCAGACGCAGGCCGCGCAGGCCGCGAACTATCCGTTCTGCACGATCGAGCCCAACGTGGGCCAGGTCGCGGTGCCCGACGAGCGGTTGGACAAGATCGCCGCGATCGGCGGCAGCGCCAAGATCATCCACACGCAGCTGGCCTTCGTCGACATCGCCGGTCTGGTGAAAGGGGCCAGCAAGGGCGAAGGCCTTGGCAACCAGTTTCTCGCCAATATCCGCGAGGTCGATGCGATCGTCCACGTGCTGCGCTGCTTCGAGGATGACGACATCCAGCACGTGAACAACAAGGTCGATCCGATCGCGGACGCCGAAGTGGTCGAGACCGAGCTGATGCTGGCCGACCTCGAAAGCGTCGAGAAGCGGGTCGAGAATGCGAAGCGCCGCGCAACCAGCGGCGACAAGGAAGCCAAGGCGCTTGCCAGCGTGCTCGGCCAGGCGCTCGATTTCCTCAAGGACGGCAAGCCTGCCCGTCTGGTCGAACCGGGCGACGACGAAGAGGCACGTCTGTTCGAACAGGCGCAGCTGCTGACCGCCAAGCCGGTGCTCTACGTGTGCAACGTGGCCGAGGAAGACGCGGCTGGGGGCAATGCCCTGTCGAAGCTGGTTGCCGAAAAGGCCGAAGCCGAGGGTGCGCAGTCGGTCGTCGTCTCCGCCGCGATCGAATCCGAGCTGGTCGAAATGGAGCCCGAAGACCGCGCCGAATATCTTGGCGAGCTGGGCCTCGAAGAAAGCGGTTTGGCAAAGATCATCCGCGCCGGATACAAGCTGCTCGGCCTGCAGACCTTCTTCACCGTCGGCCCGAAGGAAGCGCGCGCGTGGACCTTCCCCGCAGGCGCCAAGGCCCCGCAGGCGGCGGGCGAGATCCACACCGATTTCGAACGCGGCTTCATCCGCGCCGAGACCATCGCCTACGACGATTACGTGACGCTGGGCGGCGAATCCGGGGCCAAGGAAGCCGGCAAGCTGCGGCAGGAGGGCAAGGAATACCTCGTGCAGGACGGCGACATCATGATGTTCAAATTTAACGTCTGA
- a CDS encoding SDR family oxidoreductase, whose amino-acid sequence MTALTRRTLLAGAAATGVLTATATHAQGDMVFSKPDLAGKSVLITGCSSGFGRLGAEHYAKLGAKVFATMRNLPRPEADELRALAAEKNLDITVIEIDVLSDEQVAAGVAEAERLNGGGIDVLVNNAGIGISGPVEVQDMEATELIFGTNVLGAHRMARAVLPGMRAKGGGLIVPISSQLGRVIVPFAGHYSATKFALEAMSEQLAYELVPHNIEVSIIEPGGYPTEVWVNRNIYTAALRRRAEDVHTEGYPPVVASMGTEDGSGRSADPMDVPRAIATIIAMPMGTRPLRTEVHPGTKPQMKINEVSAATQVGWLGGSGYGPLIKAVHNVD is encoded by the coding sequence ATGACCGCCCTCACCCGCCGCACCCTGCTTGCCGGAGCAGCCGCCACCGGCGTGCTCACCGCCACCGCCACCCACGCGCAGGGCGACATGGTCTTCTCGAAGCCCGATCTTGCGGGCAAGAGCGTGCTGATCACGGGCTGTTCTTCGGGCTTCGGCCGCCTCGGGGCGGAACACTATGCGAAGCTCGGCGCGAAGGTGTTCGCGACGATGCGCAACCTCCCCCGACCCGAGGCGGACGAATTGCGCGCGCTGGCCGCCGAGAAGAACCTCGACATCACCGTGATCGAAATCGACGTCCTTTCCGACGAGCAGGTTGCCGCCGGCGTTGCCGAGGCGGAGCGGCTCAATGGCGGCGGGATCGACGTGCTGGTCAACAATGCCGGGATCGGCATTTCCGGACCCGTAGAGGTGCAGGACATGGAGGCGACCGAGCTGATCTTCGGCACCAACGTGCTGGGCGCACACCGGATGGCGCGGGCCGTGCTGCCGGGGATGCGCGCGAAGGGCGGCGGGCTGATCGTGCCCATCTCCAGCCAGCTGGGCCGCGTTATCGTGCCTTTCGCAGGGCATTATTCGGCAACCAAGTTTGCGCTCGAGGCGATGAGCGAACAGCTCGCCTACGAACTGGTGCCGCATAATATCGAAGTGTCGATCATCGAGCCCGGTGGCTATCCCACCGAGGTCTGGGTCAACCGCAATATCTATACTGCCGCACTCAGAAGGCGCGCCGAGGACGTCCATACCGAAGGCTACCCCCCGGTGGTCGCCAGCATGGGGACCGAGGACGGATCGGGCCGCAGCGCGGACCCGATGGACGTGCCGCGCGCGATCGCGACAATCATCGCCATGCCGATGGGAACGCGCCCGCTGCGCACCGAAGTGCATCCGGGCACGAAGCCGCAGATGAAGATCAACGAGGTCAGCGCAGCAACTCAGGTCGGCTGGCTCGGCGGATCGGGCTACGGCCCGCTCATCAAGGCGGTGCACAACGTCGACTGA
- a CDS encoding CPBP family intramembrane glutamic endopeptidase: MPGRATLLALLTGQTLFFTAVGVALWTLSGRPARSFVTFGQNEFLIGALLAGVLVVLAAATFYGLPKVAEYLIRAQAENFAFLEKPMPFPAIVWISLGAGIGEEALFRAGVQTLATDYVGAPLAIALGAALFAVVHFAKPAVAAIILVIGVVFGCVYWITGSLLAVMIGHAFYDVFALWYVQKEMHRLGVFGQDEKPI; encoded by the coding sequence ATGCCGGGCCGCGCGACCCTGCTGGCGCTGCTGACCGGGCAAACGCTGTTCTTCACCGCAGTCGGCGTCGCCCTGTGGACGCTGTCGGGCCGCCCCGCCCGGTCCTTCGTCACCTTCGGTCAGAACGAATTCCTTATCGGGGCGCTGCTGGCGGGTGTCCTCGTCGTGCTGGCGGCAGCGACATTCTACGGCCTGCCTAAAGTCGCCGAATACCTGATCCGCGCACAGGCGGAAAACTTCGCCTTCCTCGAAAAGCCCATGCCCTTCCCCGCCATCGTGTGGATTTCGCTGGGCGCAGGGATTGGTGAGGAAGCGCTGTTTCGCGCAGGCGTGCAGACGCTGGCGACCGACTATGTCGGCGCGCCGCTGGCCATCGCGCTGGGCGCTGCGCTGTTCGCGGTCGTGCATTTCGCCAAGCCGGCGGTGGCGGCAATCATCCTCGTCATCGGAGTGGTCTTCGGCTGCGTGTACTGGATCACCGGTTCCTTGCTGGCGGTGATGATCGGCCACGCGTTCTACGATGTGTTCGCGCTGTGGTATGTGCAGAAGGAGATGCACCGGCTCGGCGTGTTCGGGCAGGATGAGAAGCCCATATAA
- the pth gene encoding aminoacyl-tRNA hydrolase has product MQIWTGLGNPGPRYALHRHNIGFMACDVIAETHDFGPVQKKFQGWVQEGRIGNQKVLLLKPATFMNESGRAVAEALRFYKLEPEALTVFHDELDLAPFKVKVRMGGGLAGHNGLRSINQHLGPDFRRVRIGIGHPGHKDRVTGHVLGNYAKAEMDDLATMLGAMASEAHWLAEGDDARFMNDVAMRMQD; this is encoded by the coding sequence ATGCAGATCTGGACCGGCCTCGGCAATCCTGGACCGCGCTATGCGCTCCACCGGCACAATATCGGCTTCATGGCGTGCGACGTCATCGCCGAAACGCACGATTTCGGCCCGGTGCAGAAGAAGTTCCAGGGCTGGGTGCAGGAAGGCCGGATCGGCAACCAGAAGGTCCTGCTGCTCAAGCCCGCGACCTTCATGAATGAGAGCGGCCGCGCGGTCGCCGAGGCGCTGCGGTTCTACAAGCTGGAGCCCGAAGCGCTGACCGTGTTTCATGACGAGCTCGACCTCGCGCCGTTCAAGGTGAAGGTGCGCATGGGCGGCGGGCTTGCGGGGCACAACGGGTTGCGCAGCATCAACCAGCACCTCGGCCCCGATTTCCGCCGGGTGCGGATCGGCATCGGCCATCCCGGGCACAAGGACCGGGTGACCGGCCATGTGCTGGGCAACTACGCCAAGGCGGAGATGGACGATCTGGCCACCATGCTCGGTGCGATGGCAAGCGAGGCGCATTGGCTCGCCGAGGGCGACGATGCGCGCTTCATGAACGACGTCGCGATGCGGATGCAGGACTGA